A window of the Myxococcus virescens genome harbors these coding sequences:
- a CDS encoding nuclear transport factor 2 family protein, with product MHPHAQLINDFYSAFQRRDAQAMAACYHPEVEFSDAAFVGLRRREPGAMWLMLCERGKDLEVTFRDVQADDHRGRAHWDATYTFSGTGRKVLNRIDAEFEFRDGKIVRHRDHFDFWTWSRQALGPTGLVLGWTPLLKKKVQSKARKSLDIFMRERGIPLE from the coding sequence ATGCACCCGCACGCCCAACTCATCAATGACTTCTACTCAGCGTTCCAACGCCGGGACGCCCAGGCCATGGCCGCCTGCTACCACCCTGAGGTGGAGTTCTCCGACGCCGCCTTCGTCGGACTCCGTCGCCGGGAGCCCGGTGCCATGTGGCTCATGCTCTGCGAGCGCGGCAAGGACCTGGAGGTCACCTTCCGAGACGTGCAGGCCGATGACCACCGGGGCCGCGCCCACTGGGATGCGACCTACACGTTCAGCGGCACCGGCAGGAAGGTGCTCAACCGCATCGATGCCGAGTTCGAGTTCCGCGACGGGAAGATTGTCCGACACCGCGACCACTTCGACTTCTGGACCTGGTCCCGTCAGGCGCTGGGCCCCACCGGGCTGGTGCTCGGGTGGACGCCCCTGTTGAAGAAGAAGGTCCAGTCGAAGGCCCGGAAGTCCCTGGACATCTTCATGCGCGAGCGTGGCATTCCCCTGGAGTGA